One Pseudomonas brassicacearum genomic region harbors:
- a CDS encoding non-ribosomal peptide synthetase, which translates to MVVLPGDSGQARLVAYYSASETLSPLTLRSQLSERLPEYMLPSAFVQLPALPITANGKVDRQRLPAPSADAFAQGQYSAPQGELETTLAAIWSELLGVEAVGRDDDFFALGGHSLLALRLLAKVRHRLDLEMPLSAVFAQPRLHALASALGNAGRSRLGPLLASDRSQPLPLSFAQQNLWLIQQLNPDSTAAFNMPAGLRLRGHLDIEALRRSLDRIVARHESLRTRFVSVGGQARQVIDLPRALALTTLDLSASGATDWQSICAEEAARPFDLTRQWPIRASLLRLDHDDHVVLVTLHHLVSDGWSMGILTDEFSRLYQAFSQGRVDPLPALDRQYGDYSLWQRDWLQGDELQRQRAYWTRHLQDAPTCVTLPTDRPRPARLDYAGASLPVHIDAELTHGLKALGQRHGTTLYMTVLTAWAVVVSRFSGQDRVVIGSPVANRNRVELEPLIGFFVNFQALCIEVDDAPAVDTLLARVKDLALAAQEHQDLPFEQVIEALNPPRSQAYNAVFQLMLAWQNAPTGELDLGNGLHLESVGAPVTTAKFDLALDVHEVDGVIEGGFNYATALFDADTVARHWQALLSVLRAMVADDRQSVADIDLLSQTEREQLLHGFNPAVALPATTGERLHQRFEAQAARRPDAVAVEYGEQRLNYRALNERANRLAHRLRGLGVGADSRVAIHVERSLDMPMAILATLKAGGAYVPLDPVYPAQRLNFMLDDSQPRVLLTLADLPVELHLPAGCEVLSLDPDRGGWRDLPCTDPAADPHASDRDLAYIIYTSGSTGMPKGVMVEHRSVLRLFSATDAWFGFDERDVWTLFHSYAFDFSVWELWGALLHGGRLVVVPYLTSRSPEDFYRLLVETGVTVLNQTPSAFYAWMKQTRAEPHRLRCIIFGGEALDGAALRPWFERPDSQGTQLVNMYGITETTVHVTYQPIDAAHCHAGLAPIGRPIPDLRVYLLDERGELVPRGVVGELHVAGPGLARGYLNRPALDAERFLPARFAGGEGERLYRTGDLARWSSDGTLYYLGRNDQQVKVRGFRIELGEIEARLTALDDVRSALVLARQDEPGDPRLVAYLLAEPGRQLEPASLRLALAEQLPAHMVPGAYVQLERWPLTANGKLDRGALPAPDRQALQQRPYAAPQGATESLLAQLWARLLGVEQVGREDNFFALGGHSLLLVQMLDALREQGLGVSVGDLFNAADLAALAREVLPLDAQDVDQQALLCIRAGTGQRAPLFFIHEGTGEALPYARLARYLDPALGIYAVQAAAELEQGICNEALASRYIALLRKVQPEGPYRLAGWSAGGLLAYEMARQLRGEDCPVAFVGLIDSSQPGALRAAPVTLDLDDDALRQQLLAYLMQQWRNGADQEPGDAWHAGLDLDALITTAQERGWLPGGFDRQALDRRARLNLTLRNAMVRYRPAPLGLPVHLFSATSPVSGLSSPNGIGADWQDLLGNDLVEQRIEGDHWSIMRDPEPLRHLAQALEQALSQAERDVDEPRGGRSGFVLQTGAAQAPCLFMIPGAGANVASFVPLIQQLDVRLNVVGLQARGSDGRCEPHGTVQAAASAYVKEIRRQQPDGPYYLLGHSFGGWLAFEVARQLLAEGALVAPVLLLDSRAPGPRLASDARHALARYVGLLEMDAGRDLGLDIDRLASLEVDEQCAQLLASMQAVGLMPAQARADALRGPLRVFQANLATQYQPTPPYPGPVVLVEAGQHSAEPDDPARRWEAFVPNCRRQVLEDCNHLSILKSRAAPALAGLLRHHWPAIEALPNHDD; encoded by the coding sequence GTGGTTGTTCTGCCGGGCGACAGCGGTCAGGCGCGTTTGGTGGCCTATTACAGCGCCAGCGAGACTCTCTCGCCGCTGACCCTGCGTAGCCAACTGAGCGAGCGCCTGCCCGAATACATGCTGCCCAGTGCCTTCGTGCAACTGCCGGCACTGCCGATCACTGCCAACGGCAAGGTCGACCGTCAGCGCTTGCCGGCCCCCTCCGCCGATGCGTTCGCCCAGGGTCAATACAGCGCGCCCCAAGGCGAACTGGAAACCACCCTGGCAGCGATCTGGAGCGAATTGCTCGGGGTCGAGGCAGTGGGTCGTGACGATGACTTTTTCGCCCTGGGTGGGCACTCGTTGCTGGCGTTGCGCTTGCTGGCCAAGGTGCGCCATCGACTGGACCTGGAAATGCCGCTCTCGGCGGTCTTCGCCCAGCCGCGCCTGCACGCGCTCGCCTCCGCCCTGGGCAACGCCGGACGCAGTCGGCTTGGCCCGCTGCTGGCCAGTGACCGCAGTCAGCCACTGCCGCTGTCGTTCGCTCAGCAGAACCTCTGGCTGATCCAGCAGCTCAATCCGGATTCCACCGCGGCCTTCAACATGCCTGCGGGCCTGCGTTTGCGCGGGCACTTGGATATCGAAGCGCTGCGCCGGTCGCTGGACCGCATCGTGGCGCGGCATGAAAGCCTGCGTACCCGCTTCGTCAGTGTGGGGGGACAGGCGCGCCAAGTGATCGATTTGCCCCGAGCGCTGGCCCTGACAACCCTGGACCTGAGCGCCTCTGGCGCGACGGACTGGCAATCGATCTGCGCCGAGGAAGCCGCTCGGCCGTTCGACCTCACGCGCCAATGGCCGATCCGCGCCAGCCTGCTGCGTCTGGACCACGACGACCACGTCGTCCTCGTCACGCTGCACCACCTGGTCTCGGACGGCTGGTCCATGGGCATCCTCACCGACGAGTTCTCCCGCCTGTATCAAGCGTTCAGCCAGGGGCGGGTCGATCCACTGCCGGCCCTGGATCGCCAATACGGTGATTACAGCCTCTGGCAGCGCGATTGGTTGCAAGGCGACGAACTGCAACGCCAGCGCGCCTACTGGACCCGCCATTTGCAGGACGCACCGACCTGCGTGACCCTGCCCACCGACCGGCCGCGGCCAGCACGGCTGGACTACGCCGGCGCCAGCCTGCCGGTGCACATCGACGCTGAGCTGACCCACGGCCTCAAGGCCCTCGGCCAGCGCCACGGCACCACGCTGTACATGACCGTGCTGACGGCCTGGGCGGTGGTGGTCAGCCGGTTCTCGGGCCAGGACCGGGTGGTCATCGGCTCGCCGGTGGCCAACCGCAACCGGGTCGAACTGGAGCCGCTGATCGGTTTCTTCGTGAACTTCCAGGCGCTGTGCATCGAAGTGGACGACGCCCCGGCGGTGGACACCCTCCTGGCCCGGGTCAAGGACCTGGCGCTGGCCGCCCAGGAACACCAGGACCTGCCGTTCGAACAGGTCATCGAGGCGCTCAATCCGCCACGTTCCCAAGCCTACAATGCCGTGTTCCAACTGATGCTGGCCTGGCAGAACGCTCCGACGGGCGAACTGGACCTGGGCAATGGCTTGCATCTGGAAAGCGTCGGTGCGCCGGTGACCACGGCCAAGTTCGATCTGGCGCTGGATGTGCACGAGGTGGACGGCGTGATCGAAGGCGGCTTCAACTACGCCACCGCGTTGTTTGACGCCGATACCGTGGCTCGCCACTGGCAGGCGCTGCTCTCGGTGCTACGGGCGATGGTCGCGGACGACCGTCAATCGGTGGCCGACATCGACCTGCTCAGCCAAACCGAACGCGAGCAACTGCTCCATGGTTTCAACCCCGCCGTGGCGCTCCCAGCGACCACTGGGGAGCGTCTGCACCAACGTTTCGAGGCCCAGGCGGCTCGTCGCCCGGATGCCGTTGCGGTGGAGTACGGTGAACAACGGCTCAATTATCGAGCGCTCAACGAGCGCGCCAATCGCCTGGCCCATCGCTTGCGTGGGCTGGGGGTCGGCGCGGACAGCCGCGTGGCAATCCATGTCGAACGCAGCCTCGACATGCCCATGGCCATTCTCGCGACCCTCAAGGCCGGCGGCGCTTATGTGCCGCTGGACCCGGTCTACCCGGCCCAGCGCCTGAACTTCATGCTGGACGACAGCCAGCCGCGGGTGCTGTTGACCCTGGCTGATCTGCCGGTTGAACTGCACCTGCCGGCCGGTTGCGAAGTCCTTTCCCTGGACCCGGATCGCGGCGGCTGGCGCGACCTGCCCTGCACCGATCCGGCAGCCGATCCGCACGCCAGCGACCGCGACCTGGCCTACATCATCTATACCTCCGGCTCGACCGGCATGCCTAAGGGCGTGATGGTCGAGCACCGCTCGGTGTTGCGGCTGTTCAGCGCCACCGATGCCTGGTTCGGCTTCGATGAGCGAGACGTCTGGACGCTGTTTCACTCCTACGCCTTCGACTTCTCGGTCTGGGAGCTCTGGGGCGCGCTGCTGCATGGCGGCCGGCTGGTGGTGGTGCCTTACCTGACCTCGCGCAGCCCCGAAGACTTCTACCGGCTGCTGGTGGAGACCGGCGTCACCGTACTCAACCAGACGCCAAGCGCCTTCTACGCCTGGATGAAGCAGACCCGCGCCGAACCCCATCGCCTGCGCTGCATCATCTTCGGCGGCGAGGCCCTCGATGGCGCGGCGCTACGGCCTTGGTTCGAACGTCCGGACAGCCAGGGCACGCAGTTGGTGAACATGTACGGCATCACCGAGACTACGGTGCATGTGACCTACCAGCCCATCGATGCCGCCCACTGCCACGCCGGGCTAGCCCCCATCGGCCGGCCGATCCCCGACCTGCGGGTCTATCTGCTCGATGAGCGGGGCGAACTGGTGCCCCGCGGCGTGGTGGGCGAACTGCATGTCGCCGGGCCGGGCCTGGCCCGCGGCTATCTCAACCGTCCAGCGCTGGACGCCGAGCGATTCCTGCCGGCGCGTTTTGCCGGTGGCGAGGGCGAACGCCTCTACAGAACCGGCGACCTGGCGCGTTGGAGCAGCGACGGCACCCTGTACTACCTGGGACGCAACGACCAGCAGGTCAAGGTGCGCGGCTTCCGCATCGAGTTGGGGGAAATCGAAGCACGCCTCACGGCGCTGGACGACGTGCGTTCGGCACTGGTCCTGGCACGCCAGGACGAACCCGGTGATCCGCGGCTGGTCGCCTATCTGCTCGCCGAACCGGGCCGCCAGCTGGAGCCAGCGTCGCTACGGTTGGCACTGGCCGAACAGTTGCCAGCACACATGGTGCCCGGCGCCTATGTGCAACTGGAACGATGGCCGTTGACCGCCAACGGCAAGCTCGACCGCGGCGCCTTGCCGGCGCCTGACCGGCAAGCCCTGCAACAGCGCCCCTACGCTGCGCCCCAAGGCGCCACGGAAAGCTTGCTGGCACAACTCTGGGCACGGTTGCTGGGGGTCGAGCAGGTGGGTCGCGAGGACAATTTCTTTGCCCTCGGCGGGCATTCGCTGCTGCTGGTGCAAATGCTCGACGCCCTGCGCGAACAAGGCCTGGGCGTGTCCGTGGGCGACTTGTTCAACGCTGCGGACCTGGCGGCACTGGCTCGTGAAGTGCTGCCCCTGGATGCCCAGGACGTCGACCAGCAGGCCCTACTGTGTATCCGCGCCGGCACGGGCCAACGGGCCCCGCTGTTCTTCATCCACGAAGGCACCGGCGAGGCGCTGCCCTACGCTCGCCTCGCCCGCTACCTGGACCCGGCACTGGGGATATACGCGGTGCAAGCCGCCGCCGAACTGGAGCAAGGCATCTGCAACGAGGCCCTCGCCAGCCGCTACATCGCGCTGCTGCGCAAGGTCCAACCCGAGGGCCCATACCGGCTCGCCGGCTGGTCGGCGGGCGGCCTGCTGGCCTATGAAATGGCCCGCCAACTGCGAGGCGAGGATTGTCCGGTGGCGTTCGTTGGCCTGATCGACAGCAGCCAGCCGGGCGCACTGCGCGCCGCGCCGGTGACCCTGGACTTAGACGATGACGCACTGCGCCAGCAACTGCTCGCTTATCTGATGCAGCAGTGGCGCAATGGGGCCGACCAGGAACCGGGCGACGCCTGGCACGCTGGCCTCGACCTCGATGCGCTGATCACCACGGCCCAGGAACGCGGCTGGCTGCCCGGCGGCTTTGACCGCCAGGCACTGGACCGTCGCGCCCGCCTCAACCTGACCCTGCGCAACGCCATGGTCCGCTATCGGCCGGCGCCCCTGGGCCTGCCGGTGCACTTGTTCAGCGCCACTTCGCCTGTGTCGGGGTTGTCCAGCCCGAACGGGATTGGGGCCGACTGGCAGGATCTGCTGGGCAACGATCTGGTGGAGCAACGCATCGAGGGGGATCACTGGTCGATCATGCGTGACCCCGAGCCGCTGCGACACCTGGCCCAAGCGCTGGAGCAGGCCTTGAGCCAGGCCGAACGGGATGTCGACGAACCGCGCGGCGGCCGTAGCGGCTTTGTCTTGCAGACCGGCGCGGCGCAGGCGCCTTGCCTGTTCATGATCCCCGGTGCCGGGGCCAACGTCGCCAGCTTCGTGCCGCTGATCCAGCAGCTGGATGTGCGCTTGAACGTGGTCGGCCTGCAGGCCCGCGGCTCCGACGGGCGCTGCGAGCCCCACGGGACGGTGCAGGCGGCCGCCAGCGCCTATGTGAAGGAGATCCGCAGACAGCAGCCGGATGGCCCGTATTACCTGCTCGGCCATTCGTTCGGCGGCTGGCTGGCGTTCGAAGTGGCCCGTCAGCTGCTGGCCGAGGGCGCGTTGGTGGCGCCGGTGTTGCTGCTCGACAGCCGCGCGCCCGGCCCGCGTCTGGCCAGCGACGCGCGCCACGCCCTGGCCCGTTACGTCGGCTTGCTGGAGATGGATGCCGGGCGCGACCTGGGCCTGGACATCGACCGCCTCGCCAGCCTCGAAGTCGACGAGCAATGCGCTCAACTGCTGGCGAGCATGCAAGCGGTCGGGCTGATGCCGGCGCAGGCCCGGGCCGATGCGTTGCGCGGGCCGCTGCGGGTGTTCCAGGCCAACCTGGCGACGCAGTACCAGCCAACACCGCCCTACCCCGGGCCCGTGGTGCTGGTCGAGGCTGGCCAGCACAGCGCCGAACCGGACGACCCGGCGCGACGCTGGGAGGCATTCGTCCCCAACTGCAGGCGGCAAGTGCTCGAGGATTGCAATCATTTGTCGATTCTCAAGTCCCGCGCGGCGCCGGCCCTCGCCGGTTTGCTGCGGCACCATTGGCCCGCGATCGAGGCGCTGCCGAACCATGACGATTGA